The genomic DNA GATGCGCGATGCGATCCAGGCCAGCCCTCTTGCCCCCGTCGAAACGGCGGGTTTGCGGGCACGGCTGGCCCCCGCCACTGTTGGCGCATTGCTGGCGTGGGGAGCAGTCCTGATCTATGCTGCATCGAATTCCATCGTCACCCTGCTGGTCGGGATCGGGGCGCAGAACACGCTGCCCGGTGGGCACAATGCGATCACCTATGCCAATCTTCTCGTGCTCGGCTCGATCATCTCGCTCGGTCCGATCGCGCTACTCTATCGCCGCGATCTGACACGCGCCAACCTACGCCGCCTGACGCGCCGCGATTGGCGCATTCTGATGTTGTCTGCCGTGTTGTCCTCGGCCCTGACACCGGGGCTGTTTTTCTACGCGTTGGAGCATACGACCGTTACCAATGTGGTCCTGATTGGCCGGATTGAACCGCCGCTGTTCCTGCTCGCGACGTGGCTATTCCTCAAAGAACGGCTGAACCCCTATGCGCTGCTCGCCGGATTGATCGCTTTGGCTGGTGCGATCGTGATCATCGGGGCAGGCCACGAGGGCGGGTTTACCTTCGGCAAGGGTGAGATCGCGACCATCGCTGCAACTTTGTCGTTCATCGCCTCGACGCTGGTTACACGGGTCGGGTTGCGCGATGTTCCGGTCGGCATCTTTTCGACCTTTCGCACGGTGATCGGTACGGCCGTCTACGTGGCATTGACGCTATGGCTGCGGGGCAGCGCACCGTTTCAGGGCATCCTGTCGCCGGTGCTCTGGAACTGGGTCTGGCTCTATGCCGGGATTGTCATTGTCGTGGGCCAATTGGTCTGGACACTGGCGCTGAAACACGCCCGCGCGGATGATGTCTCGCTCGCCACATCGTTTTCGCCGCTGGCCGCGATCTTCTTTGCGATGCTGCTGCTGGGCGAGGTGCCCGGCCCCGGCCTGCTGCCCGGCGCAATGATCATCGTGCTGGCCATCGTGATCGGTCAGTATGGTCGGCGCGGCGAACCAACCCCAGCGCATCCCCAGCTCTTTGCCTCTCTGCCGGTCACGCCCCGCCCGGCACACCGCATTGCGACACGGCAAATCGAATTTAACTCAGACGAACCGACACGGGTTGATGCATGGCCAACATGGCGGGGCGGAACCGGCGATGCGGGGGGCGCCCCGCCAACGCAGCAGGTGCGCCGCGCGCGGTGGCGGCGCAGATAGATCGGTCCGATCTGGAAATGATCGTCGGAAGAGAACTCCGACGATTGTTGCGATTGCCTTCGGCAGGAATCAGGCGACCATCGCCTCGGCCTTGCGCAGATCCACTGACACCAATTGCGACACGCCCTGTTCAGCCATCGTAACGCCAAAGAGGCGGTCCATGCGGCTCATGGTGACGGCGTTGTGGGTGATGGTGAGAAAGCGGGTTTCGGTGCGGCGGCACATTTCATCCATCAGATCGCAGAACCGCGCCACGTTGGCATCATCGAGCGGCGCATCGACCTCGTCCAGAACACAAATCGGTGCGGGATTGGCAAGGAACACCGCGAAGATCAGCGCCAGCGCGGTCAGGGTCTGTTCCCCCCCGCTGAGCAGGCTGAGCACACTGAGTTTCTTGCCCGGCGGCTGACACATGATTTCCAGCCCGGCCTCCAGCGGATCATCGCTCTCGACCAGAACCAGATTGGCCTCGCCACCGCCAAAGAGATGCTTGAACAGCAGCGAAAAGTTGCTGTTAACCTGCTCGAAGGCCGTCAAGAGCCGCTCTCGACCCTCGCGGTTGAGGCCCGAAATGCCGCCACGCAATGCCTTGATCGCCTCTTCGAGGTCGGTCTTTTCGGCAACCAGCGCGTCATGCTCTTCCTGCACCTCCTTGGCGTCTTCTTCGGCGCGCAGGTTGACCGCGCCCAGCGCGTCGCGCTGACGCTTGAGACGGTTCACATCTGATTCGAGCGTGTCAGAGGCAGGCATGTTCTCAGGATCGGCATCGAGAGTTTCAAGCAGTGCCTCAGGCGTGCATTGCTGCTCTTCTTCGATGCGGTCGGCGGCAGTCTTGCGCGCCTCGCGGGCGGCATCCGTGCGAGCCTCTGACCGGGCGCGCGCCTCTCGCGCCTCGGAAGCGGCGCGTTCGGCATCGCGTTCGGCCAGACTGGCTGCGCGAGCAGCGGATTCACCCGCCGACAGGGCATCGGCGGCAGCGGCGCGGCGTGCTTCGGCAGTGCTGATGTTACCCGACATTTCGGCGCGGCTCTCGGCAATCTGGTCGGGCACTCCGGATGCATCCAGCAGTTCTGCCCCGGCGGCGTCCTTGCGCTCTGCCAGTTCGGCGCTGCGTTTTTCAGCAGTCTCAAGGCGATGGCGCCAACCGCTGATTTCCTTGGTCACTTCTTGCGTGCGGCGCAGACGCGCCTCGCCCTCTCGGCGCAGTTCGTCATGGGCAGAGCGGCGTGACATCATGGTGATGCGCGCGGCCTCGACCGTCAGCTTGATATCCTCGACGCGCGCGCGCTCTGCGTCCAGATCCCCCAGATCGGCCAGCCCTTTCTCGGCTTCTTTCAATTGCGTGCGGGCGGCCATCGCCTCTTCTTCGTGGCGGGTCACGGCCAGTCCCAGCGATTCCAGTTTCGATGCGGCGAGGTTGCGGTCAGCCTCGGCACGGCTTAGCGCGCGGTTGGCTTCGTTTACGGCCGTATCGGCCGCACGACGCGCGTTACGCGCATCCTTGTCCGCCTGCGTTCGCTCGGCCAGTTGCGTGCCCAGCAGTTCATGGGCACCACGGGCCCCATCCGCGCGGGCACTGGCATGTTCCAAGAGTTGTTTCAGCTCTTCCAGACGGTTGAGCTGTTCCAGCCGGAGGGCAGCGGCGGTCGGTGCGTCCTCGGCCCACGCCCGGAACCCGTCCCACCGCCACAAATCCCCCGCCAGTGACACCAGACGCTGGCCGGGCAGCAGATCCGCCTGCAGGCGCGGGCCATCCTCGGCCTCGATCAGGCCAATCTGGCCCATTCTGCGGGCCAGTACGCCGGGGGCCGTGACGTGGCGCGACAGCGGCGTCACACCGCCGGGCAATGCCTGCGGTGCTACGTATCCGGGCAGAATCGCCCAGCCGGACGGGCCGCTATCATCCACCTCAGGCGCGCGCAGATCATCCGACAATGCCGCGCCCAGCGCCTTTTCAAACCCCGGCTCGACCTGAAGACGGTCGAGTATCTGACCGCCATCGCCGGTGTCGCGATCCACAAGCCGCGCCAATGCCGATACTTCGGCGCTAAGCGCGTTCACTTCGCCCTCGGCCTCGGAACGTTCAGCGCGTGCGTCGGCCTCTCTCGACTGGGTTTCGGCGCGCGCTTCATCCGCGGCGATCAGGGCGGCTTCGGCTTCTTGCGCGGCTTGTGTTGCCGCGGCCTCGGCGGCCCCTGCGGCGGCGTGGTCGGTGCCAGCCTGCTCCAACGCTGTGCGCTGGGTTGCCGCGGCGCTGCGGGCGCGCTCGGCCTCTGCTTCGCTACGGGTCAGCAGGGTGCGGCTGTCCGATAGCAATCGCTGTGCGGACTGGTGGCGCGCGGCGAGGCGTGCCACGTCTTCGGTCAAGGTGCTGAGATCGCTCTCGCGATCCTGCAAGACACCGGCCGCATCGCGCGCCTCGGCGGCAGCGGCCTCTAGCCGCTGGTCGTGGCCTTCGCTGGCGCGTGCCAGTTCGCGCGCCTCCCATTCGAGCCGCTCTATGGTCTCGCCCGCGTCACGGTTCAGGCCGCTTTCGCGATCGATGTCACGGGCCAGTTGCTCGATACGCGAGCCAAGTGTTTCGATCCGTGTGCGGGCAGCTTTTTCCTGATCATCGAGCGCGCCACGCTGCACTTCCAGCCGTTGCAGAACGGCGGCGGCGATCGCCTCTTCTTCGCGCAGGGCGGGCAGCGCATCGTCGGCAGCAGTGCGCGCCTTGGACGCCTCGCGCGCGGCCCCCTCGGCGCGGGCTGTGGCGGTCGTGCGTTCGCGCAGTTCGGCTTGTGCAGCCGCCAGCGCCTCGTCCGCCTCTTTCCAGCGCCGGTACAGCAGCAACCCCTCGGCCTGCCGCAGTTCTTCGCCGATGGCACGATACCGGGCGGCCTGACGCGCCTGCCGACCCAGTTGTGCCAGTTGCGCCGCCAGTTGCTCGATCACGTCATCGACGCGGGTCAGGTTAGTCTCGGCACCTTTCAGCTTCAGCTCGGCCTCATGCCGACGCTGGTAGAGACCGGAAATGCCAGCTGCCTCTTCGAGGATGCGTCGCCGGGCCTTTGGCTTGGCGTTGATCAGTTCGGAAATCTGACCCTGTCTGACCAACGCGGGGGAATGTGCCCCGGTGGACGCATCGGCAAAGAGCATCTGCACGTCACGCGCGCGTACATCCTTGCCATTGACCTGATAGGCGCTGCCCACGTCGCGGGTGATGCGCCGGGTGATCTCGATATGATCGGAATCGTTGAACCCGGCAGGCGCAAGACGGTCGGCATTGTCGATATGTATCGTGACTTCGGCGAAGTTGCGCGCCGGACGCGAGGCCGCCCCGGCAAAGATCACGTCCTCCATCCCGCCGCCACGCATTGCAGTCGGGCGGTTTTCGCCCATGACCCAGCGCAATGCCTCCAGCAGATTCGATTTGCCACAGCCGTTCGGACCCACGACGCCTGTCCGCCCATCGGCGATAATCAGGTCAGTGGGATCAACGAAGCTCTTGAAGCCGGTCAGTCTGAGTTTAGAGAAGCGCAAATCGCCTGCCTGTCCTTTGCTGGATGTGTTTATGTCGCGTCGGAATTGGCGCCCAATGTGGCGAGCGTTCAAAGGGCATGTCAACGCAAAACCACTGGATATACCCCAAAGCCCGCACTTATCCACAAGATATTGCGCATCATATCCCGTTCCACACGCATCGCCGCAGTCTTCAGTCGCGAGAATAGACCAAATTCGGGAAATATCAGTACCTCGCGCGGAACGTCCCAGATCACTTGTGATTGCGCGACGGAGCGCCCATGCTGAGATTAACAAATCAGGAGGCCATCGGATGAAGATCATCGTTATGGGCG from Roseovarius pelagicus includes the following:
- a CDS encoding DMT family transporter, producing the protein MRDAIQASPLAPVETAGLRARLAPATVGALLAWGAVLIYAASNSIVTLLVGIGAQNTLPGGHNAITYANLLVLGSIISLGPIALLYRRDLTRANLRRLTRRDWRILMLSAVLSSALTPGLFFYALEHTTVTNVVLIGRIEPPLFLLATWLFLKERLNPYALLAGLIALAGAIVIIGAGHEGGFTFGKGEIATIAATLSFIASTLVTRVGLRDVPVGIFSTFRTVIGTAVYVALTLWLRGSAPFQGILSPVLWNWVWLYAGIVIVVGQLVWTLALKHARADDVSLATSFSPLAAIFFAMLLLGEVPGPGLLPGAMIIVLAIVIGQYGRRGEPTPAHPQLFASLPVTPRPAHRIATRQIEFNSDEPTRVDAWPTWRGGTGDAGGAPPTQQVRRARWRRR
- the smc gene encoding chromosome segregation protein SMC; translated protein: MRFSKLRLTGFKSFVDPTDLIIADGRTGVVGPNGCGKSNLLEALRWVMGENRPTAMRGGGMEDVIFAGAASRPARNFAEVTIHIDNADRLAPAGFNDSDHIEITRRITRDVGSAYQVNGKDVRARDVQMLFADASTGAHSPALVRQGQISELINAKPKARRRILEEAAGISGLYQRRHEAELKLKGAETNLTRVDDVIEQLAAQLAQLGRQARQAARYRAIGEELRQAEGLLLYRRWKEADEALAAAQAELRERTTATARAEGAAREASKARTAADDALPALREEEAIAAAVLQRLEVQRGALDDQEKAARTRIETLGSRIEQLARDIDRESGLNRDAGETIERLEWEARELARASEGHDQRLEAAAAEARDAAGVLQDRESDLSTLTEDVARLAARHQSAQRLLSDSRTLLTRSEAEAERARSAAATQRTALEQAGTDHAAAGAAEAAATQAAQEAEAALIAADEARAETQSREADARAERSEAEGEVNALSAEVSALARLVDRDTGDGGQILDRLQVEPGFEKALGAALSDDLRAPEVDDSGPSGWAILPGYVAPQALPGGVTPLSRHVTAPGVLARRMGQIGLIEAEDGPRLQADLLPGQRLVSLAGDLWRWDGFRAWAEDAPTAAALRLEQLNRLEELKQLLEHASARADGARGAHELLGTQLAERTQADKDARNARRAADTAVNEANRALSRAEADRNLAASKLESLGLAVTRHEEEAMAARTQLKEAEKGLADLGDLDAERARVEDIKLTVEAARITMMSRRSAHDELRREGEARLRRTQEVTKEISGWRHRLETAEKRSAELAERKDAAGAELLDASGVPDQIAESRAEMSGNISTAEARRAAAADALSAGESAARAASLAERDAERAASEAREARARSEARTDAAREARKTAADRIEEEQQCTPEALLETLDADPENMPASDTLESDVNRLKRQRDALGAVNLRAEEDAKEVQEEHDALVAEKTDLEEAIKALRGGISGLNREGRERLLTAFEQVNSNFSLLFKHLFGGGEANLVLVESDDPLEAGLEIMCQPPGKKLSVLSLLSGGEQTLTALALIFAVFLANPAPICVLDEVDAPLDDANVARFCDLMDEMCRRTETRFLTITHNAVTMSRMDRLFGVTMAEQGVSQLVSVDLRKAEAMVA